The candidate division WOR-3 bacterium genomic interval AGATGCTGAAAATATGTTTTCATTTAAAGAAAATTTTTCTAAAGAAAATTTTTATGAAGCGGTTTTAGAAATTAATGAAAGAAATAAGAAATTACTTTCTTTGTTGCCGCCTTTTGGAGAAGGAAATCCGCCGCCAATTCTTCTGGCCCCGAAAGCTAAAGATGGGAAAGACGTGATTTATACAATTGATGAAGAAAATAATATTATAATAAAAGATGCCTTTTAAAAAAGTCTTTATTAAACGAAAAAAAAGCATCAAACATTATTTATGGATCTTAAGAAACGAAATAATTAAGAAGGATAAGAATTTAAAAAAAGGAGATATCTGTTCGGTCTACGAAGATGACATATTTATTGGTAATGGACTTTTTAATTGGGAGAGTAAAATTACTGTTAGACTTTATTCTTTTCAAGATGAAGATTTTGATGTCCCTTTAGTAAAAGAAAGGATTCTCAAGGCTTATGAATATCGGAAAACAGTGTTGCCGGATGAAGAAGATTTCCGTTTGGTTTATGGAGAGAGCGATTTATTAACCGGCACAGTGATTGATAAATATCAAAATCATTTTGTTGTTCAAATCTATTCTTATGGAGTAGAAATAAGAAAAGAAAAAATTTATCAGGCATTAAAAGAAATCTTTCCAGTAAAATCAATATTTGAAAAGAATGATTTTCGGTTGCGGGAGTTAGAAAAGTTAGAGAGATATGATAGATTAGTTTATGGAGAATTAGATGATTTGGTGATAATTAGTGAAAATGGAGTAAAAATTTATGTGGATATAAAAAATGGACAAAAAACTGGATATTTTTTTGACCACCGAATAACTAGAAAAAAAGTAAGAGAATTGGCAAAAAATAAAAGGGTTTTAGATGTCTTTTGTTATACCGGTAGTTTTTCAATCAATGCTGCCTTAGGCGGTGCTAAGGAGACTTTGGGGATAGACGGAAATCAACAGGCAATTGAATTGGCAAAGAAAAATGCTGAATTAAATAAAGTGGATAAAATTTGCCATTTTATGGTTGGTAATGCTTTTAATGAATTAAGGAATTTATATAAAAACAAAATGGAATTTGATTTAATAGTTCTTGACCCGCCGCCCTTTTTGAAAAGTAGAAAAGAGTTAAGTGGTGCTTTGAGGGGTTATAAAGATATAAATTTGTGGGCAATGAAACTATTAAAGCCCGGTGGTATTCTGGTCACTTCTACTTGTTCTCACCATTTTTATTGGCAAGATTTTTTGGATACTTTAAATGCTGCTGCCGAAGATGCCAAAAGAAATTTCCGAATAATTGACCGGACAACCCAAGGACCAGACCACCCGATTTTATTAAGTATGCCCGAAACCGAATATTTAAGAACCTTTTTCTTAGAGGTTTTCTAAATTAGATTAT includes:
- a CDS encoding class I SAM-dependent rRNA methyltransferase — protein: MPFKKVFIKRKKSIKHYLWILRNEIIKKDKNLKKGDICSVYEDDIFIGNGLFNWESKITVRLYSFQDEDFDVPLVKERILKAYEYRKTVLPDEEDFRLVYGESDLLTGTVIDKYQNHFVVQIYSYGVEIRKEKIYQALKEIFPVKSIFEKNDFRLRELEKLERYDRLVYGELDDLVIISENGVKIYVDIKNGQKTGYFFDHRITRKKVRELAKNKRVLDVFCYTGSFSINAALGGAKETLGIDGNQQAIELAKKNAELNKVDKICHFMVGNAFNELRNLYKNKMEFDLIVLDPPPFLKSRKELSGALRGYKDINLWAMKLLKPGGILVTSTCSHHFYWQDFLDTLNAAAEDAKRNFRIIDRTTQGPDHPILLSMPETEYLRTFFLEVF